From the Daucus carota subsp. sativus chromosome 8, DH1 v3.0, whole genome shotgun sequence genome, one window contains:
- the LOC108197045 gene encoding putative pentatricopeptide repeat-containing protein At1g12700, mitochondrial: protein MMMKKRLMSALGPLKSQLLLERSSGNFTCCFHFHSLSRFSTKPNPNYFPYSSNSTHARLQRLLLEKSKLGFDKLDDALQVFDQMLLIKPLLPVINFAQLLAALVKMKEYSVAVSLFRDMRVNSIPVNIVTINTIINCFCHLNRVDFAFSLLAGIIKHGFVPSVVTYTTLIRGLISQDMLQEAQLLFQNLIRFELIQPNVVTYNTIIHGICKRGNPSVAVKLFKNMVKQGCKPNTVTYTTLINCLCKYRLVDQALGLLHQMTMKGISPNVITYNSLIQGLCDFNRWHDVKQLLKEMDVRNMSQDVFTYNILIDAYCKEGMIEDAEDVIELMNQRGHHPDVVTYSSLMDGYCLRGEVDEALAVFESMTRKGILPNTHSYNILINGYCKKMKVDRAIDLFQQMPSEGLTPTIETYNTILQGFFHAGRHVEARKFFKEKMMLKEGLQLDKVTCAIILHGLCRNCYVREALSFFQMMECNGLVPDIRIYTILINGLCKNGQLEAARTLFNNLPAKGLRPDVKTYTMMIQAYFHGGLLDEANELLREMEANDCLPNDVTYNMLIRGCLHNKKYYEAGVFLDEMLGRCFAADASTASALLDLFEVQEPDPSLLALRDKYSP from the coding sequence atgatgatgaagaagagatTGATGAGTGCTTTGGGTCCATTGAAATCTCAGTTACTGCTGGAACGTTCATCAGGTAATTTCACCTGCTGCTTTCATTTTCATTCACTCTCTCGCTTCTCCACCAAACCTAACCCTAATTATTTCCCTTATTCCTCCAATTCAACTCATGCTCGACTTCAACGTTTACTCCTTGAGAAATCTAAGCTCGGTTTTGATAAACTTGATGATGCTCTTCAAGTGTTTGATCAAATGCTCCTGATCAAACCTCTGCTACCTGTTATCAACTTCGCTCAACTATTAGCTGCCCTTGTTAAAATGAAAGAGTACTCTGTAGCTGTGTCTCTCTTTAGGGATATGCGTGTAAATAGCATCCCTGTTAATATAGTTACCATAAATACTATCATCAACTGTTTTTGTCATTTGAATCGTGTCGATTTTGCCttttcattactggctggaatCATCAAGCACGGATTTGTGCCAAGTGTGGTTACTTATACCACTCTCATCAGGGGCCTTATTTCGCAAGATATGCTTCAAGAGGCTCAGCTTTTGTTTCAGAACCTCATCAGATTTGAACTTATTCAACCCAATGTTGTTACCTATAACACAATTATTCACGGCATCTGCAAGAGAGGGAATCCTTCTGTGGCTGTTAAGTTGTTCAAGAATATGGTGAAGCAAGGTTGCAAGCCTAATACTGTAACTTACACCACACTCATAAACTGTTTATGTAAATATAGGTTAGTCGATCAAGCATTGGGTCTTCTCCATCAAATGACAATGAAAGGCATATCCCCAAATGTTATAACCTACAACTCATTAATTCAAGGTCTGTGTGACTTTAATCGATGGCATGATGTCAAACAATTGCTCAAGGAGATGGATGTTAGGAACATGTCTCAAGATGTTTTTACTTacaatatattgattgatgcgtattgcaaagaaggaatgattgAAGATGCAGAGGATGTGATAGAGTTGATGAATCAAAGAGGCCATCATCCTGATGTAGTCACTTACAGCTCACTCATGGATGGATACTGCTTGCGGGGAGAGGTTGATGAAGCATTGGCTGTGTTCGAAAGCATGACGAGAAAGGGAATATTGCCTAATACTCATAGCTATAATATCCTGATCAACGGATATTGTAAGAAGATGAAAGTGGACAGAGCAATAGATCTTTTTCAACAAATGCCCTCTGAAGGTTTAACCCCAACTATTGAGACTTACAATACTATATTGCAAGGTTTTTTTCATGCTGGAAGACATGTTGAAGCACGTAAATTTTTTAAGGAAAAGATGATGCTGAAAGAAGGTCTTCAGTTGGATAAAGTGACTTGCGCTATTATATTGCATGGTCTTTGCAGGAACTGTTATGTTCGGGAAGCACTGTCCTTTTTTCAAATGATGGAATGCAATGGGTTAGTTCCCGATATACGTATTTACACCATTCTGATCAATGGATTATGCAAAAACGGACAACTTGAAGCAGCAAGAACTCTTTTTAACAACCTTCCTGCGAAAGGTTTGCGACCTGATGTCAAGACATACACAATGATGATCCAAGCATATTTTCATGGAGGGTTATTGGATGAAGCGAATGAACTATTGAGGGAAATGGAAGCCAATGATTGCTTGCCTAATGATGTCACATACAACATGCTTATCCGTGGTTGTTTACACAATAAGAAGTACTATGAAGCAGGTGTATTCCTAGATGAAATGCTTGGTCGCTGCTTTGCAGCAGATGCATCTACAGCATCTGCATTACTGGACTTATTTGAAGTGCAAGAACCGGATCCTTCTCTCCTTGCCTTGCGTGATAAGTACTCTCCATAG